In Hyphomicrobium denitrificans 1NES1, one DNA window encodes the following:
- a CDS encoding ATP-binding protein: MTSLKRRLILAATLWITFGMISAGFVLSGVFKRHVTDQTYIEIYEHLDEFVHLTEFKPGTAPHLTHDLSDPRYDIPMSGYYWEIQKAGSVLAKSGSLEDAVLLMPPDFPTDVGTHTAKSVGPTGTVLIAARTVRTPPDGSPIRFVVGTDQRYVDAAVSRFHSILSWALTGFGLSMVVGAVLLILYALKPLNTLRSSLADVRTGASRKLEGTYPLEVLPLVNDLNSLLVSTSELIQRARTQAGNLAHGLKTPLAVLTDEAYRIEECGLPQSSATILTQCRKMQTQIDYQISRARAVALRSIPGTVAEVRKAAEEVANALRRLYGGSGVAITVDVSDGLLVACDPQDLNEMLANVVDNACKHAKSHVRISCHGLTSDKTFDLHVEDDGKGLPPEAFEVVFDVGERWDSREAGSGLGLAIVQDLARLYGGDVRLQKSSMGGLWVVLTLPSASDMANDVAEA, encoded by the coding sequence ATGACCAGCTTGAAACGCCGACTGATCCTGGCCGCCACGCTGTGGATTACATTTGGAATGATTTCTGCGGGTTTCGTTCTGTCGGGAGTATTCAAGCGACATGTAACCGATCAGACCTATATCGAAATCTACGAACACCTGGATGAGTTCGTTCACTTGACGGAATTCAAGCCCGGCACGGCGCCTCATCTCACACACGATCTCAGCGATCCTCGTTATGATATCCCGATGTCGGGCTACTATTGGGAAATCCAGAAAGCGGGTAGCGTTCTCGCGAAGTCGGGTTCTCTGGAAGATGCGGTGCTGTTAATGCCACCGGATTTCCCGACGGACGTCGGCACGCACACTGCCAAGAGCGTCGGACCGACAGGGACCGTTCTCATTGCCGCGCGTACCGTGCGGACACCACCCGACGGCTCGCCGATACGTTTTGTTGTCGGAACCGACCAACGTTACGTCGATGCCGCCGTGTCCCGGTTCCACAGCATTCTGTCATGGGCTCTGACGGGATTCGGACTTTCCATGGTCGTCGGCGCGGTACTCCTGATCTTGTACGCGCTGAAGCCGCTAAATACCTTGCGGAGTTCGCTGGCGGATGTGCGAACTGGCGCTTCCAGAAAGCTGGAGGGCACATACCCGCTAGAAGTTCTCCCCTTGGTCAACGACCTCAACTCCCTGCTTGTGTCGACGTCAGAGCTGATACAGAGGGCGCGGACGCAGGCCGGAAATTTAGCGCACGGATTAAAGACCCCTCTCGCCGTGTTGACGGACGAGGCATATCGCATCGAGGAATGCGGGTTGCCGCAATCGTCGGCGACGATTCTGACTCAATGCCGCAAGATGCAAACCCAGATTGATTATCAGATCTCGCGGGCCCGCGCCGTCGCCCTGCGGTCGATCCCGGGCACAGTGGCAGAGGTTCGCAAAGCCGCAGAGGAAGTCGCCAATGCTCTTCGCAGGTTGTACGGCGGGAGCGGGGTGGCGATAACCGTTGACGTTTCCGATGGTCTGTTGGTCGCCTGCGATCCCCAAGACCTCAACGAGATGCTGGCAAATGTTGTCGACAACGCCTGCAAGCACGCAAAATCTCATGTTCGCATCTCGTGTCATGGGCTTACCTCTGACAAGACTTTCGATCTGCACGTGGAAGATGATGGAAAGGGATTGCCGCCTGAAGCCTTCGAAGTCGTATTTGACGTCGGTGAACGATGGGATTCCCGCGAAGCCGGATCCGGGCTAGGGCTCGCCATCGTACAAGATCTGGCGCGACTCTATGGTGGCGATGTCAGGCTTCAAAAATCGAGCATGGGTGGGCTTTGGGTTGTGCTCACGCTGCCTTCGGCGTCGGATATGGCAAACGATGTTGCAGAGGCCTAA
- a CDS encoding sensor histidine kinase, producing MVIASMIKTRLTQRAAIRLAALVAVIVSLTNLAIFSVLYFTISGQLVDNLKAHVDEVRKTLSDMEVRGGFEGIAATVRRHAAVAQSNEDIYLLVDSKGEYVAGNIRVIPRFPDWRTIPWEELPLIGTWTAPRASTAVLGRWTPVKNGALFVGDGNGDINDAQRALLNGLLWGIGLSILFAMIGGYISGMSAQRRIAKMDAVLNAVASGRLQERVPLSRARDDLDQVSALINATLNRLQALIDNLKQVSTDIAHDLRTPIARMRQKLEIAQSGPPDLSVYQEVVGAAVEEIDEISETFDALLRISEIESGARKTKFVDVELNSLLINILDALEVVAEERNHKLAGSIIDSPRLIVHGDRKLLNQLFINLIENAIIHCPPGSDIQVELVEEDGRPKVRVKDTGPGIPAEERDKVFRRLYRLEKSRSTKGSGLGLSLVASIADLHGANIALADNNSGLIVEIAFPSRQLPDGVRFRNHILSDSV from the coding sequence TTGGTTATCGCATCGATGATAAAGACTAGACTGACACAGCGCGCGGCTATTCGACTGGCGGCACTGGTCGCGGTGATCGTTTCGCTGACAAATCTCGCAATTTTTTCAGTATTGTATTTCACGATCAGTGGACAGCTCGTCGACAACCTCAAAGCTCACGTTGACGAAGTGCGCAAGACGTTGTCGGACATGGAGGTCAGGGGTGGATTCGAGGGGATTGCCGCGACGGTCCGTCGTCATGCAGCGGTCGCACAGTCAAACGAAGACATTTACCTCCTTGTGGACAGCAAGGGTGAGTACGTTGCCGGTAACATCCGGGTAATCCCTCGCTTCCCGGATTGGAGGACGATCCCATGGGAAGAGTTGCCATTGATCGGGACCTGGACGGCGCCGCGTGCAAGCACGGCCGTGCTTGGAAGATGGACACCGGTGAAAAATGGCGCCCTGTTCGTTGGGGATGGAAATGGCGACATCAACGATGCACAGCGCGCCCTTTTGAATGGGCTTTTGTGGGGTATTGGGCTGTCAATCCTCTTCGCCATGATCGGAGGCTATATTTCCGGTATGAGCGCACAACGACGCATCGCAAAGATGGATGCCGTCCTTAATGCCGTCGCGTCTGGCCGCCTACAAGAACGCGTCCCCCTAAGCCGCGCCAGAGATGATCTTGACCAAGTTTCGGCGTTGATCAATGCGACGCTCAACAGATTGCAGGCTCTCATCGATAACTTGAAACAAGTATCGACGGATATCGCCCATGACCTGCGAACGCCAATAGCCCGCATGCGGCAGAAACTCGAAATCGCGCAATCGGGCCCACCAGACCTCTCTGTATATCAAGAGGTCGTGGGCGCAGCTGTTGAGGAAATTGACGAAATTTCGGAAACGTTCGATGCCCTGCTGAGGATTTCGGAAATCGAATCCGGGGCGCGAAAGACAAAGTTTGTTGATGTCGAACTCAACAGCCTGCTTATCAATATCCTCGATGCGTTGGAAGTTGTCGCCGAGGAGCGGAATCATAAACTTGCTGGATCGATCATCGATTCACCACGCTTGATCGTTCACGGTGACCGGAAACTTCTTAATCAGCTCTTTATCAATCTGATCGAGAACGCAATCATACATTGTCCGCCGGGATCAGATATTCAAGTCGAATTGGTCGAGGAAGACGGACGGCCAAAGGTGAGGGTCAAAGATACCGGACCTGGAATTCCGGCCGAAGAACGCGACAAGGTATTCAGACGTCTATATCGTTTGGAGAAAAGTCGTTCGACAAAGGGAAGTGGTCTCGGTCTAAGTCTTGTGGCGTCCATCGCAGATCTGCATGGAGCAAATATCGCTCTTGCCGATAACAATTCGGGTTTGATCGTCGAAATCGCCTTCCCATCGCGGCAACTGCCTGATGGCGTCAGATTCAGAAATCATATTCTCAGTGATTCAGTTTAG